One window of the Nicotiana tabacum cultivar K326 chromosome 4, ASM71507v2, whole genome shotgun sequence genome contains the following:
- the LOC107795085 gene encoding putative E3 ubiquitin ligase SUD1 isoform X1, translating into MEIAPAGHDSGLRSSVAETSTVDAINSSSSALSDSVANNYDDEDEDVCRICRNPGDTDNPLRYPCACSGSIKYVHQDCLLQWLNHSNARQCEVCKHAFSFSPVYADNAPARLPFQEIVVGMAVKACQVLQFFLRLSFVLSVWLLIIPFITFWIWRLAFVRSFGEAPRLFLSHLSTTIMLTDCLHGFLLSASIVFIFLGATSLRDYFRHLREFGGQEADREEDADRNAVHAAIRAPGQADRNFAADRNGEDANGAQGAAGAGQIIRRNAENVAAHWEMQAARLEAHVEQMFDGLDDADGAEDVPFDELVGMHGPVFHLVENAFTVLASNMIFLGVVIFVPLSLGQIILYYMSWLLSSASNPVLSTFMPLTETAVFLANITLKSALTAVANLTADDQKNGLLGQVAEILNGNATDLSAASDNLSATVSADLLNGSSLWGSRLSDVTTLAVGYMFIFSLVVFYLGILALIRYTRGEPLTLGRFYGLASIAETIPSLFRQFVAAMRHLMTMIKVAFLLVIELGVFPLMCGWWLDVCTIRMFGKSITQRVEFFSVSPLASSLLHWVVGIVYMLQISIFVSLLRGVLRKGVLYFLRDPADPNYNPFRDLIDDPVHKHARRVLLSVAVYGSLIVMLVFLPVKLAMQMTPSIFPLDISVSDPFTEIPADLLLFQICIPFAIEHFKLRTTMKSLLCYWFTAIGWALGLTDFLLPHPEYNGGQENGNGDQVRLERMHAPHGVPDRALVGLATDDVNRARHAANANFLEYDGDEETDPKTSFSRSAFVLRIVLLLIVAWMTLLMLNSALIIVPISLGRVLFSVLPRLPVTHGIKCNDLYAFVIGSYAIWIAIAGARYSIEQIRKRRATVLMVQIWKWCVIVLKSSALLSIWIFIIPLLIGLLFEVLVIVPMRVPIDESPVFLLYQDWALGLIFLKIWTRLVMLDHMMPLVDGSWRMKFERVREDGFSRLRVFWVLREIVVPIIMKLLTALCFPYVLAKGVFPIFGYPLLVNSAVYRFAWLGSLGFSFFWFCAKRFHAWFTNLHNSIRDDRYLIGRRLHDYGEELEQREKELVESREGSSRVDRDDQEADVGLRQRHAILQDA; encoded by the exons GTGTGCAAACATGCATTCTCATTCTCCCCAGTTTATGCTGACAACGCTCCAGCCAGGCTTCCTTTTCAAGAGATTGTTGTCGGGATGGCTGTGAAAGCATGTCAAGTCCTGCAGTTTTTCCTTCGTCTTAGCTTTGTGCTCTCTGTGTGGCTGCTCATAATACCTTTTATTACATTCTGGATATGGAGATTGGCTTTTGTAAGAAGTTTTGGAGAAGCTCCGAGACTCTTTTTGAGTCACTTATCTACAACCATTATGCTTACTGACTGTCTGCATGGTTTTTTACTCTCTGCAAGCATCGTGTTTATCTTTCTTGGGGCAACATCATTGAGAGACTACTTCAGACATTTGCGTGAATTTGGGGGACAAGAAGCTGACAGGGAGGAAGATGCAGATAGAAATGCAGTTCATGCTGCAATAAGAGCTCCTGGTCAAGCTGATAGAAATTTTGCTGCTGATCGGAATGGTGAAGATGCCAATGGTGCACAAGGAGCTGCTGGAGCTGGTCAAATAATCAGAAGAAATGCAGAAAATGTTGCAGCCCATTGGGAGATGCAAGCAGCACGGCTTGAAGCTCATGTCGAGCAGATGTTTGATGGTTTGGATGACGCTGATGGCGCGGAGGATGTACCTTTTGATGAGCTTGTTGGCATGCATGGTCCTGTGTTTCATCTGGTTGAAAATGCATTTACT GTTCTTGCCAGTAATATGATATTTCTTGGAGTAGTAATATTTGTTCCTTTATCATTAGGGCAAATTATACTCTATTATATGTCTTGGCTTCTGTCCTCCGCCAGTAATCCAGTATTGTCAACTTTCATGCCACTTACTGAAACAGCAGTTTTCTTGGCCAATATTACTCTGAAGAGTGCGTTGACTGCTGTAGCAAATTTGACAGCGGACGACCAAAAAAATGGTTTGCTTGGTCAAGTTGCTGAAATATTGAATGGAAATGCCACCGATTTGAGTGCAGCATCAGATAACCTCAGTGCAACAGTGTCAGCTGACCTTTTGAATGGATCATCCCTTTGGGGATCCAGGCTTTCTGATGTTACCACTCTTGCTGTTGGCTATATGTTTATATTTTCTCTAGTAGTTTTCTACCTTGGAATTCTCGCTCTAATTCGGTACACTCGCGGAGAGCCATTGACATTGGGAAGATTTTATGGCCTTGCTTCCATTGCAGAAACCATCCCCTCCCTCTTCAGGCAGTTTGTGGCAGCGATGAGGCATCTGATGACTATGATTAAGGTTGCGTTCCTTCTTGTCATTGAACTTGGAGTTTTCCCTCTGATGTGTGGATGGTGGCTGGATGTTTGCACCATCAGAATGTTTGGGAAATCGATCACCCAAAGAGTTGAATTTTTTTCTGTCTCTCCATTGGCGAGTTCATTACTTCATTGGGTTGTAGGGATTGTCTACATGCTACAAATAAGTATCTTTGTTAGCCTTCTTCGAGGG GTTCTGCGTAAAGGGGTTCTTTACTTCCTGCGAGATCCAGCAGATCCCAACTACAACCCATTCCGTGATCTGATTGATGATCCTGTTCACAAGCATGCTCGTAGAGTTCTTTTATCAGTGGCTGTCTATGGAAGTTTAATAGTGATGCTTGTATTTTTGCCTGTCAAACTTGCCATGCAAATGACTCCTTCCATTTTCCCACTTGATATTTC TGTTTCTGATCCATTTACTGAAATTCCTGCTGACTTGCTTCTCTTTCAAATCTGTATTCCTTTTGCGATTGAGCATTTTAAGCTGCGTACAACAATGAAGTCTCTTCTCTGCTACTGGTTTACTGCTATTGGATGGGCTCTTGGTTTAACTGATTTCTTACTGCCCCATCCCGAGTATAATGGTGGCCAAGAGAATGGTAATGGTGATCAAGTAAGGCTGGAAAGGATGCATGCACCACATGGTGTACCTGATAGGGCGCTGGTAGGACTCGCTACTGATGATGTGAATAGAGCTAGGCATGCAGCGAATGCAAACTTTCTGGAGTATGATGGTGATGAAGAAACAGATCCTAA AACATCTTTTAGCAGGTCTGCCTTTGTGCTTCGTATTGTGTTGTTGTTGATTGTGGCTTGGATGACTCTCCTCATGCTTAATTCTGCCCTGATAATAGTTCCGATTTCACTTGGAAGAGTGCTCTTCAGTGTCCTCCCACGTCTTCCAGTAACACATGGAATCAAGTGCAATG ATTTGTATGCATTTGTAATTGGAAGCTATGCAATTTGGATCGCTATTGCTGGGGCAAGGTACTCCATTGAACAAATTAGGAAGAGGAGAGCTACGGTTTTGATGGTCCAAATTTGGAAATGGTGTGTCATTGTTCTGAAGAGTTCTGCACTGTTGTCAATATGG ATTTTTATCATCCCTCTGTTGATTGGGCTGCTTTTTGAAGTTCTGGTCATTGTGCCTATGCGAGTGCCTATTGATGAAAGCCCAGTGTTCCTTCTATATCAGGATTGGGCTTTGGGATTAATCTTTCTAAAAATCTGGACTAGGCTG GTTATGCTAGATCATATGATGCCACTGGTGGATGGAAGTTGGAGAATGAAATTTGAGAGGGTGAGGGAAGATGGTTTCTCTAGGTTGCGAGTCTTTTGGGTGCTTCGCGAGATTGTTGTTCCAATTATCATGAAGCTGCTTACGGCATTGTGTTTCCCATACGTTTTAGCCAAGGGTGTATTTCCAATATTTGGTTACCCGTTACTTGTTAACTCTGCTGTCTATAGATTTGCTTGGCTTGGTAGCCTTGGCTTCAGTTTCTTCTGGTTCTGTGCAAAACGTTTCCATGCATGGTTCACCAATCTCCACAATTCTATACGTGATGACCGTTATTTGATTGGTCGTAGACTTCACGATTATGGGGAAGAGTTGGAGCAGAGGGAAAAGGAATTAGTGGAGTCTAGAGAAGGCAGTTCAAGAGTGGATAGAGATGACCAGGAGGCTGATGTAGGGTTAAGACAGAGGCATGCTATTCTGCAAGATGCTTAA
- the LOC107795085 gene encoding putative E3 ubiquitin ligase SUD1 isoform X2 produces the protein MEIAPAGHDSGLRSSVAETSTVDAINSSSSALSDSVANNYDDEDEDVCRICRNPGDTDNPLRYPCACSGSIKYVHQDCLLQWLNHSNARQCEVCKHAFSFSPVYADNAPARLPFQEIVVGMAVKACQVLQFFLRLSFVLSVWLLIIPFITFWIWRLAFVRSFGEAPRLFLSHLSTTIMLTDCLHGFLLSASIVFIFLGATSLRDYFRHLREFGGQEADREEDADRNAVHAAIRAPGQADRNFAADRNGEDANGAQGAAGAGQIIRRNAENVAAHWEMQAARLEAHVEQMFDGLDDADGAEDVPFDELVGMHGPVFHLVENAFTVLASNMIFLGVVIFVPLSLGQIILYYMSWLLSSASNPVLSTFMPLTETAVFLANITLKSALTAVANLTADDQKNGLLGQVAEILNGNATDLSAASDNLSATVSADLLNGSSLWGSRLSDVTTLAVGYMFIFSLVVFYLGILALIRYTRGEPLTLGRFYGLASIAETIPSLFRQFVAAMRHLMTMIKVAFLLVIELGVFPLMCGWWLDVCTIRMFGKSITQRVEFFSVSPLASSLLHWVVGIVYMLQISIFVSLLRGVLRKGVLYFLRDPADPNYNPFRDLIDDPVHKHARRVLLSVAVYGSLIVMLVFLPVKLAMQMTPSIFPLDISVSDPFTEIPADLLLFQICIPFAIEHFKLRTTMKSLLCYWFTAIGWALGLTDFLLPHPEYNGGQENGNGDQVRLERMHAPHGVPDRALVGLATDDVNRARHAANANFLEYDGDEETDPNRSAFVLRIVLLLIVAWMTLLMLNSALIIVPISLGRVLFSVLPRLPVTHGIKCNDLYAFVIGSYAIWIAIAGARYSIEQIRKRRATVLMVQIWKWCVIVLKSSALLSIWIFIIPLLIGLLFEVLVIVPMRVPIDESPVFLLYQDWALGLIFLKIWTRLVMLDHMMPLVDGSWRMKFERVREDGFSRLRVFWVLREIVVPIIMKLLTALCFPYVLAKGVFPIFGYPLLVNSAVYRFAWLGSLGFSFFWFCAKRFHAWFTNLHNSIRDDRYLIGRRLHDYGEELEQREKELVESREGSSRVDRDDQEADVGLRQRHAILQDA, from the exons GTGTGCAAACATGCATTCTCATTCTCCCCAGTTTATGCTGACAACGCTCCAGCCAGGCTTCCTTTTCAAGAGATTGTTGTCGGGATGGCTGTGAAAGCATGTCAAGTCCTGCAGTTTTTCCTTCGTCTTAGCTTTGTGCTCTCTGTGTGGCTGCTCATAATACCTTTTATTACATTCTGGATATGGAGATTGGCTTTTGTAAGAAGTTTTGGAGAAGCTCCGAGACTCTTTTTGAGTCACTTATCTACAACCATTATGCTTACTGACTGTCTGCATGGTTTTTTACTCTCTGCAAGCATCGTGTTTATCTTTCTTGGGGCAACATCATTGAGAGACTACTTCAGACATTTGCGTGAATTTGGGGGACAAGAAGCTGACAGGGAGGAAGATGCAGATAGAAATGCAGTTCATGCTGCAATAAGAGCTCCTGGTCAAGCTGATAGAAATTTTGCTGCTGATCGGAATGGTGAAGATGCCAATGGTGCACAAGGAGCTGCTGGAGCTGGTCAAATAATCAGAAGAAATGCAGAAAATGTTGCAGCCCATTGGGAGATGCAAGCAGCACGGCTTGAAGCTCATGTCGAGCAGATGTTTGATGGTTTGGATGACGCTGATGGCGCGGAGGATGTACCTTTTGATGAGCTTGTTGGCATGCATGGTCCTGTGTTTCATCTGGTTGAAAATGCATTTACT GTTCTTGCCAGTAATATGATATTTCTTGGAGTAGTAATATTTGTTCCTTTATCATTAGGGCAAATTATACTCTATTATATGTCTTGGCTTCTGTCCTCCGCCAGTAATCCAGTATTGTCAACTTTCATGCCACTTACTGAAACAGCAGTTTTCTTGGCCAATATTACTCTGAAGAGTGCGTTGACTGCTGTAGCAAATTTGACAGCGGACGACCAAAAAAATGGTTTGCTTGGTCAAGTTGCTGAAATATTGAATGGAAATGCCACCGATTTGAGTGCAGCATCAGATAACCTCAGTGCAACAGTGTCAGCTGACCTTTTGAATGGATCATCCCTTTGGGGATCCAGGCTTTCTGATGTTACCACTCTTGCTGTTGGCTATATGTTTATATTTTCTCTAGTAGTTTTCTACCTTGGAATTCTCGCTCTAATTCGGTACACTCGCGGAGAGCCATTGACATTGGGAAGATTTTATGGCCTTGCTTCCATTGCAGAAACCATCCCCTCCCTCTTCAGGCAGTTTGTGGCAGCGATGAGGCATCTGATGACTATGATTAAGGTTGCGTTCCTTCTTGTCATTGAACTTGGAGTTTTCCCTCTGATGTGTGGATGGTGGCTGGATGTTTGCACCATCAGAATGTTTGGGAAATCGATCACCCAAAGAGTTGAATTTTTTTCTGTCTCTCCATTGGCGAGTTCATTACTTCATTGGGTTGTAGGGATTGTCTACATGCTACAAATAAGTATCTTTGTTAGCCTTCTTCGAGGG GTTCTGCGTAAAGGGGTTCTTTACTTCCTGCGAGATCCAGCAGATCCCAACTACAACCCATTCCGTGATCTGATTGATGATCCTGTTCACAAGCATGCTCGTAGAGTTCTTTTATCAGTGGCTGTCTATGGAAGTTTAATAGTGATGCTTGTATTTTTGCCTGTCAAACTTGCCATGCAAATGACTCCTTCCATTTTCCCACTTGATATTTC TGTTTCTGATCCATTTACTGAAATTCCTGCTGACTTGCTTCTCTTTCAAATCTGTATTCCTTTTGCGATTGAGCATTTTAAGCTGCGTACAACAATGAAGTCTCTTCTCTGCTACTGGTTTACTGCTATTGGATGGGCTCTTGGTTTAACTGATTTCTTACTGCCCCATCCCGAGTATAATGGTGGCCAAGAGAATGGTAATGGTGATCAAGTAAGGCTGGAAAGGATGCATGCACCACATGGTGTACCTGATAGGGCGCTGGTAGGACTCGCTACTGATGATGTGAATAGAGCTAGGCATGCAGCGAATGCAAACTTTCTGGAGTATGATGGTGATGAAGAAACAGATCCTAA CAGGTCTGCCTTTGTGCTTCGTATTGTGTTGTTGTTGATTGTGGCTTGGATGACTCTCCTCATGCTTAATTCTGCCCTGATAATAGTTCCGATTTCACTTGGAAGAGTGCTCTTCAGTGTCCTCCCACGTCTTCCAGTAACACATGGAATCAAGTGCAATG ATTTGTATGCATTTGTAATTGGAAGCTATGCAATTTGGATCGCTATTGCTGGGGCAAGGTACTCCATTGAACAAATTAGGAAGAGGAGAGCTACGGTTTTGATGGTCCAAATTTGGAAATGGTGTGTCATTGTTCTGAAGAGTTCTGCACTGTTGTCAATATGG ATTTTTATCATCCCTCTGTTGATTGGGCTGCTTTTTGAAGTTCTGGTCATTGTGCCTATGCGAGTGCCTATTGATGAAAGCCCAGTGTTCCTTCTATATCAGGATTGGGCTTTGGGATTAATCTTTCTAAAAATCTGGACTAGGCTG GTTATGCTAGATCATATGATGCCACTGGTGGATGGAAGTTGGAGAATGAAATTTGAGAGGGTGAGGGAAGATGGTTTCTCTAGGTTGCGAGTCTTTTGGGTGCTTCGCGAGATTGTTGTTCCAATTATCATGAAGCTGCTTACGGCATTGTGTTTCCCATACGTTTTAGCCAAGGGTGTATTTCCAATATTTGGTTACCCGTTACTTGTTAACTCTGCTGTCTATAGATTTGCTTGGCTTGGTAGCCTTGGCTTCAGTTTCTTCTGGTTCTGTGCAAAACGTTTCCATGCATGGTTCACCAATCTCCACAATTCTATACGTGATGACCGTTATTTGATTGGTCGTAGACTTCACGATTATGGGGAAGAGTTGGAGCAGAGGGAAAAGGAATTAGTGGAGTCTAGAGAAGGCAGTTCAAGAGTGGATAGAGATGACCAGGAGGCTGATGTAGGGTTAAGACAGAGGCATGCTATTCTGCAAGATGCTTAA
- the LOC107795085 gene encoding putative E3 ubiquitin ligase SUD1 isoform X3 translates to MEIAPAGHDSGLRSSVAETSTVDAINSSSSALSDSVANNYDDEDEDVCRICRNPGDTDNPLRYPCACSGSIKYVHQDCLLQWLNHSNARQCEVCKHAFSFSPVYADNAPARLPFQEIVVGMAVKACQVLQFFLRLSFVLSVWLLIIPFITFWIWRLAFVRSFGEAPRLFLSHLSTTIMLTDCLHGFLLSASIVFIFLGATSLRDYFRHLREFGGQEADREEDADRNAVHAAIRAPGQADRNFAADRNGEDANGAQGAAGAGQIIRRNAENVAAHWEMQAARLEAHVEQMFDGLDDADGAEDVPFDELVGMHGPVFHLVENAFTVLASNMIFLGVVIFVPLSLGQIILYYMSWLLSSASNPVLSTFMPLTETAVFLANITLKSALTAVANLTADDQKNGLLGQVAEILNGNATDLSAASDNLSATVSADLLNGSSLWGSRLSDVTTLAVGYMFIFSLVVFYLGILALIRYTRGEPLTLGRFYGLASIAETIPSLFRQFVAAMRHLMTMIKVAFLLVIELGVFPLMCGWWLDVCTIRMFGKSITQRVEFFSVSPLASSLLHWVVGIVYMLQISIFVSLLRGVLRKGVLYFLRDPADPNYNPFRDLIDDPVHKHARRVLLSVAVYGSLIVMLVFLPVKLAMQMTPSIFPLDISVSDPFTEIPADLLLFQICIPFAIEHFKLRTTMKSLLCYWFTAIGWALGLTDFLLPHPEYNGGQENGNGDQVRLERMHAPHGVPDRALVGLATDDVNRARHAANANFLEYDGDEETDPKSAFVLRIVLLLIVAWMTLLMLNSALIIVPISLGRVLFSVLPRLPVTHGIKCNDLYAFVIGSYAIWIAIAGARYSIEQIRKRRATVLMVQIWKWCVIVLKSSALLSIWIFIIPLLIGLLFEVLVIVPMRVPIDESPVFLLYQDWALGLIFLKIWTRLVMLDHMMPLVDGSWRMKFERVREDGFSRLRVFWVLREIVVPIIMKLLTALCFPYVLAKGVFPIFGYPLLVNSAVYRFAWLGSLGFSFFWFCAKRFHAWFTNLHNSIRDDRYLIGRRLHDYGEELEQREKELVESREGSSRVDRDDQEADVGLRQRHAILQDA, encoded by the exons GTGTGCAAACATGCATTCTCATTCTCCCCAGTTTATGCTGACAACGCTCCAGCCAGGCTTCCTTTTCAAGAGATTGTTGTCGGGATGGCTGTGAAAGCATGTCAAGTCCTGCAGTTTTTCCTTCGTCTTAGCTTTGTGCTCTCTGTGTGGCTGCTCATAATACCTTTTATTACATTCTGGATATGGAGATTGGCTTTTGTAAGAAGTTTTGGAGAAGCTCCGAGACTCTTTTTGAGTCACTTATCTACAACCATTATGCTTACTGACTGTCTGCATGGTTTTTTACTCTCTGCAAGCATCGTGTTTATCTTTCTTGGGGCAACATCATTGAGAGACTACTTCAGACATTTGCGTGAATTTGGGGGACAAGAAGCTGACAGGGAGGAAGATGCAGATAGAAATGCAGTTCATGCTGCAATAAGAGCTCCTGGTCAAGCTGATAGAAATTTTGCTGCTGATCGGAATGGTGAAGATGCCAATGGTGCACAAGGAGCTGCTGGAGCTGGTCAAATAATCAGAAGAAATGCAGAAAATGTTGCAGCCCATTGGGAGATGCAAGCAGCACGGCTTGAAGCTCATGTCGAGCAGATGTTTGATGGTTTGGATGACGCTGATGGCGCGGAGGATGTACCTTTTGATGAGCTTGTTGGCATGCATGGTCCTGTGTTTCATCTGGTTGAAAATGCATTTACT GTTCTTGCCAGTAATATGATATTTCTTGGAGTAGTAATATTTGTTCCTTTATCATTAGGGCAAATTATACTCTATTATATGTCTTGGCTTCTGTCCTCCGCCAGTAATCCAGTATTGTCAACTTTCATGCCACTTACTGAAACAGCAGTTTTCTTGGCCAATATTACTCTGAAGAGTGCGTTGACTGCTGTAGCAAATTTGACAGCGGACGACCAAAAAAATGGTTTGCTTGGTCAAGTTGCTGAAATATTGAATGGAAATGCCACCGATTTGAGTGCAGCATCAGATAACCTCAGTGCAACAGTGTCAGCTGACCTTTTGAATGGATCATCCCTTTGGGGATCCAGGCTTTCTGATGTTACCACTCTTGCTGTTGGCTATATGTTTATATTTTCTCTAGTAGTTTTCTACCTTGGAATTCTCGCTCTAATTCGGTACACTCGCGGAGAGCCATTGACATTGGGAAGATTTTATGGCCTTGCTTCCATTGCAGAAACCATCCCCTCCCTCTTCAGGCAGTTTGTGGCAGCGATGAGGCATCTGATGACTATGATTAAGGTTGCGTTCCTTCTTGTCATTGAACTTGGAGTTTTCCCTCTGATGTGTGGATGGTGGCTGGATGTTTGCACCATCAGAATGTTTGGGAAATCGATCACCCAAAGAGTTGAATTTTTTTCTGTCTCTCCATTGGCGAGTTCATTACTTCATTGGGTTGTAGGGATTGTCTACATGCTACAAATAAGTATCTTTGTTAGCCTTCTTCGAGGG GTTCTGCGTAAAGGGGTTCTTTACTTCCTGCGAGATCCAGCAGATCCCAACTACAACCCATTCCGTGATCTGATTGATGATCCTGTTCACAAGCATGCTCGTAGAGTTCTTTTATCAGTGGCTGTCTATGGAAGTTTAATAGTGATGCTTGTATTTTTGCCTGTCAAACTTGCCATGCAAATGACTCCTTCCATTTTCCCACTTGATATTTC TGTTTCTGATCCATTTACTGAAATTCCTGCTGACTTGCTTCTCTTTCAAATCTGTATTCCTTTTGCGATTGAGCATTTTAAGCTGCGTACAACAATGAAGTCTCTTCTCTGCTACTGGTTTACTGCTATTGGATGGGCTCTTGGTTTAACTGATTTCTTACTGCCCCATCCCGAGTATAATGGTGGCCAAGAGAATGGTAATGGTGATCAAGTAAGGCTGGAAAGGATGCATGCACCACATGGTGTACCTGATAGGGCGCTGGTAGGACTCGCTACTGATGATGTGAATAGAGCTAGGCATGCAGCGAATGCAAACTTTCTGGAGTATGATGGTGATGAAGAAACAGATCCTAA GTCTGCCTTTGTGCTTCGTATTGTGTTGTTGTTGATTGTGGCTTGGATGACTCTCCTCATGCTTAATTCTGCCCTGATAATAGTTCCGATTTCACTTGGAAGAGTGCTCTTCAGTGTCCTCCCACGTCTTCCAGTAACACATGGAATCAAGTGCAATG ATTTGTATGCATTTGTAATTGGAAGCTATGCAATTTGGATCGCTATTGCTGGGGCAAGGTACTCCATTGAACAAATTAGGAAGAGGAGAGCTACGGTTTTGATGGTCCAAATTTGGAAATGGTGTGTCATTGTTCTGAAGAGTTCTGCACTGTTGTCAATATGG ATTTTTATCATCCCTCTGTTGATTGGGCTGCTTTTTGAAGTTCTGGTCATTGTGCCTATGCGAGTGCCTATTGATGAAAGCCCAGTGTTCCTTCTATATCAGGATTGGGCTTTGGGATTAATCTTTCTAAAAATCTGGACTAGGCTG GTTATGCTAGATCATATGATGCCACTGGTGGATGGAAGTTGGAGAATGAAATTTGAGAGGGTGAGGGAAGATGGTTTCTCTAGGTTGCGAGTCTTTTGGGTGCTTCGCGAGATTGTTGTTCCAATTATCATGAAGCTGCTTACGGCATTGTGTTTCCCATACGTTTTAGCCAAGGGTGTATTTCCAATATTTGGTTACCCGTTACTTGTTAACTCTGCTGTCTATAGATTTGCTTGGCTTGGTAGCCTTGGCTTCAGTTTCTTCTGGTTCTGTGCAAAACGTTTCCATGCATGGTTCACCAATCTCCACAATTCTATACGTGATGACCGTTATTTGATTGGTCGTAGACTTCACGATTATGGGGAAGAGTTGGAGCAGAGGGAAAAGGAATTAGTGGAGTCTAGAGAAGGCAGTTCAAGAGTGGATAGAGATGACCAGGAGGCTGATGTAGGGTTAAGACAGAGGCATGCTATTCTGCAAGATGCTTAA